One window of the Sphaerochaeta associata genome contains the following:
- a CDS encoding tetratricopeptide repeat protein, which yields MAGYGMSDEDIEFAMQYMDDAGIGQSGHAEPEPLEYQPFVDEYQIPDFDEGTEDLLLLQAKKVYAELTSRLTARETGALRSLFPHSPTFDGQSMPGFSLQDISLMTSTLLGSAVDAHLAAALCTAAFSFWPDESAIISNYAVSLASLVQRGHSLPLGEEEIITIASYAVNRSLDHGRWSGASVRRLLNVGQLLSGFGRYDEALAVLEKAYSLDASDSEVCVALASIYQKLGQTQKAKNLLAKRQFLPSATMQQSKAVKADADIVADYLGLGASVPVEAMEPAFAALESQEIVTAADFLKDLVPQEAEKVRRFVSSLVHEQIYKLPNPVLLTQYATVQAVNAPLGSSALVEFTQALAIYAVRSVAATAAYQAKMFENLGVDFRLKVDPMKMLANPQAYEHYTEDMVIEYDDAALDEKIAEIEEAAMDFESLIAQGNVGAVMRTLSTIDPSYGLFDLRPHDYADAQNIVFQQQNFLAMQQVYQFYTSYIGRLTLETLKVVQDSLHAYDESYKALSMKENADLQKAEGIEDDDQRALAVHKVHTTYIPQYNGIANRYFMQASNASVPAYKKLERMVQPMYQKVFSHILLISDPHVREEKELMLRSFILTYVTLALENILSSYAGYEYKDPWDCGCDFASLRQAADREQNERDKLEKEREAREREGKRQFDSKEIPPTSPLYKKLDAYGTDLSIPFIPSLKGRISCARTEAVFTADFSPVGGPNLDYTFSQSANSGATNHSGGLSMELADGKASLSLRTSVSTDGKGVVTDYQFKGNLDVSASAGPASAGIGAELSYGSQSGWQSDLQANASLSAQTFAGSAKAGYTTSVNAGSNLTASFERNLNPLQSLSESAFNQLSDIDDAPKPIWSGRFTE from the coding sequence ATGGCCGGTTACGGCATGAGCGATGAGGACATAGAGTTTGCAATGCAGTACATGGACGATGCCGGTATCGGGCAGAGCGGGCATGCAGAACCTGAACCCTTGGAATATCAGCCATTTGTCGATGAGTACCAGATTCCGGATTTTGATGAAGGGACCGAGGACCTGTTGCTCTTGCAGGCAAAGAAAGTGTATGCAGAATTGACCAGTCGACTCACTGCGAGGGAAACTGGTGCGCTTCGTTCCCTGTTTCCTCATTCTCCAACCTTTGACGGCCAATCCATGCCGGGTTTCTCTCTGCAGGATATTTCGCTGATGACAAGCACACTGCTTGGATCTGCTGTTGATGCTCATTTGGCGGCAGCCCTCTGTACGGCGGCCTTTTCCTTCTGGCCTGATGAGAGTGCCATAATTTCGAATTACGCAGTCTCACTGGCCTCGCTCGTACAACGCGGTCATTCTCTACCGCTCGGAGAGGAGGAGATCATTACCATTGCCTCCTATGCAGTCAATCGATCCCTTGACCATGGACGTTGGAGCGGGGCAAGTGTACGCAGGCTGCTCAATGTGGGACAACTCTTAAGTGGTTTCGGTCGCTATGATGAGGCCCTGGCGGTGTTGGAAAAGGCGTATTCACTCGATGCCAGCGACAGTGAAGTCTGTGTCGCCCTTGCAAGCATCTACCAAAAGCTGGGACAAACGCAAAAGGCGAAAAACCTGCTTGCCAAGCGGCAGTTCCTGCCGTCTGCAACCATGCAACAGAGCAAGGCCGTCAAAGCGGATGCCGATATTGTAGCTGATTACCTCGGGCTTGGAGCCTCCGTGCCTGTGGAAGCGATGGAGCCTGCATTTGCTGCTTTGGAGAGTCAGGAGATTGTCACCGCTGCTGATTTCCTCAAGGATTTGGTCCCCCAAGAGGCAGAGAAGGTACGCAGGTTTGTCAGCTCTTTGGTCCACGAGCAAATCTACAAGCTCCCCAATCCTGTATTACTTACCCAATACGCCACCGTACAGGCGGTCAACGCCCCTCTGGGAAGCAGCGCCCTGGTAGAATTCACCCAAGCACTTGCAATCTATGCTGTACGAAGTGTTGCTGCGACGGCGGCTTATCAGGCAAAGATGTTTGAGAATCTGGGAGTTGATTTCAGGCTGAAGGTCGACCCGATGAAGATGCTTGCAAATCCTCAAGCGTATGAGCATTACACCGAGGATATGGTCATCGAGTACGATGATGCCGCACTTGATGAGAAGATTGCTGAAATCGAAGAGGCCGCCATGGATTTTGAATCCCTTATTGCGCAAGGCAATGTTGGAGCGGTAATGAGAACCCTCTCAACAATCGATCCTTCCTACGGACTCTTCGACCTGCGTCCCCACGACTACGCCGATGCGCAGAATATTGTGTTCCAACAGCAGAATTTTCTTGCAATGCAACAGGTGTACCAATTCTACACATCCTATATCGGGCGATTGACATTGGAAACGCTCAAGGTCGTACAAGATAGCCTTCATGCATATGATGAATCATATAAAGCACTGTCCATGAAAGAAAATGCAGATCTACAGAAAGCCGAGGGCATCGAGGATGATGATCAGCGGGCTCTGGCCGTCCATAAGGTGCATACCACCTATATTCCGCAATACAATGGGATTGCAAACCGATATTTCATGCAGGCCTCGAACGCATCGGTTCCCGCATATAAGAAACTTGAACGGATGGTCCAGCCCATGTACCAGAAGGTGTTTTCCCACATTCTTCTCATCAGCGACCCGCACGTACGCGAAGAGAAAGAGCTGATGCTTCGCTCTTTCATCCTCACCTATGTTACGTTGGCTTTGGAAAACATCCTGAGCAGCTACGCCGGGTACGAGTACAAGGATCCTTGGGACTGCGGGTGTGATTTTGCATCCTTGCGCCAGGCAGCCGATCGAGAACAGAACGAGCGCGATAAGCTGGAGAAAGAGAGGGAGGCGCGCGAACGTGAAGGAAAGAGGCAGTTTGACTCCAAGGAAATACCTCCGACTTCACCGCTTTACAAGAAATTGGATGCCTATGGCACCGACCTTTCCATCCCATTCATTCCCAGCCTCAAGGGGCGCATCAGCTGCGCCCGTACCGAAGCTGTTTTCACCGCCGACTTCTCCCCTGTCGGGGGGCCGAATCTTGACTACACCTTCAGTCAGAGTGCCAATAGCGGGGCAACCAATCATAGCGGCGGTCTGAGCATGGAGCTCGCCGACGGAAAAGCCTCCCTCTCGCTCAGAACATCGGTTTCTACGGATGGGAAGGGGGTGGTGACCGATTACCAGTTCAAAGGCAATCTGGATGTATCCGCATCAGCAGGACCTGCAAGCGCAGGCATAGGAGCAGAACTTTCCTACGGTTCTCAATCTGGATGGCAAAGTGATCTCCAGGCAAACGCATCGTTATCCGCCCAGACCTTTGCTGGCTCAGCCAAGGCTGGATATACCACATCGGTGAATGCTGGCAGCAACCTCACCGCTTCGTTTGAGAGGAATTTGAATCCGTTGCAGTCTCTCAGTGAAAGTGCATTCAATCAGTTGTCCGACATCGATGATGCTCCTAAACCTATATGGTCGGGCAGGTTCACTGAATAA
- a CDS encoding RNA recognition motif domain-containing protein: MAKKIYVGNMSYNTSEEELRDLFAQYGTVLSANIIIDRETRRPKGFGFVEMEDDSAAIAAISQLDGQDFGGRNLRVNEAIAKPRPSFNRY, encoded by the coding sequence ATGGCAAAGAAAATTTATGTTGGTAACATGAGTTACAACACCAGCGAAGAGGAACTTCGCGACCTGTTCGCACAGTACGGCACCGTACTGAGTGCAAACATCATCATTGACCGCGAGACCCGCCGCCCCAAGGGCTTCGGTTTCGTAGAGATGGAAGACGATTCTGCTGCTATCGCCGCCATCAGCCAGCTTGACGGCCAGGACTTTGGTGGTCGTAACCTTCGTGTCAACGAAGCCATCGCCAAGCCCCGCCCGAGCTTCAACCGCTACTAA
- a CDS encoding (deoxy)nucleoside triphosphate pyrophosphohydrolase, whose protein sequence is MKHIEVAAAVLLEDNAVFAAQRGHSGPLAGRWEFPGGKLEEGEDGTVAIVREIEEELKTQIEVVRHLITVEHQYPTFFLTMHAYLCRRIYGDLELSEHIASCWIGKDDLLTLDWAEADIPVAREVEKLLR, encoded by the coding sequence ATGAAACACATCGAAGTAGCTGCAGCGGTTCTGCTTGAAGATAATGCAGTCTTTGCCGCACAACGCGGCCATAGTGGTCCGCTTGCCGGTCGTTGGGAGTTCCCTGGGGGAAAGCTGGAGGAGGGAGAGGATGGTACAGTTGCCATCGTCAGGGAGATCGAGGAGGAGTTGAAGACACAGATCGAGGTTGTACGTCATTTAATCACCGTCGAGCACCAATATCCGACATTTTTTCTGACGATGCATGCCTATCTTTGTAGACGGATTTACGGAGATCTTGAGCTGTCGGAACACATAGCCTCGTGCTGGATCGGCAAGGATGATCTTCTCACGCTTGATTGGGCGGAGGCGGATATACCGGTTGCCCGTGAGGTGGAAAAACTGCTCCGTTGA
- a CDS encoding alpha/beta fold hydrolase yields the protein MESVLIPSFDKFFISCNLYRVEPSKAVVQIIHGAAEYKGRYHVFATYLQSQGYSVLVSDQRGHGNSIDARFVRGFMPSVEVLVEDQWYITRFLKQEFFGQPIHLLAHSFGSNIARLYLHSHDEHIASLVMTGSPCYVPGIRIGMAFVKLLMLFLSPHGYGFISGKLTTSASLKWVCSDPSVIEERRIDPYRKNFRYQLAAIHTIFNSVNALHTYPNRPIKHPSLPILCISGSEDPVPGFAKGLADTQASLKRIGYTRIFMKVFQAMRHEVLMEREKELVFTLITQFLDGKYQGARLDDWQL from the coding sequence GTGGAAAGTGTCCTGATTCCATCATTCGACAAGTTTTTTATCTCCTGCAACCTCTATAGGGTTGAACCAAGCAAGGCTGTAGTGCAAATCATCCACGGGGCTGCAGAGTACAAGGGCCGCTACCATGTCTTTGCAACCTATTTGCAAAGTCAGGGATACAGTGTACTGGTCAGCGATCAAAGAGGACACGGGAATTCCATCGATGCGCGTTTTGTGCGAGGTTTCATGCCGTCTGTAGAAGTATTGGTCGAGGACCAGTGGTATATAACCCGATTCCTCAAACAAGAGTTTTTTGGACAACCCATTCATCTGCTGGCACACTCGTTTGGTTCAAACATCGCCCGTCTCTATCTGCATTCCCATGATGAGCATATCGCTTCCTTGGTGATGACCGGTTCTCCGTGTTACGTGCCGGGAATCAGGATCGGGATGGCCTTTGTCAAATTGCTGATGCTGTTTCTTTCACCACACGGCTATGGCTTCATCTCAGGCAAACTTACTACCAGCGCCTCCTTGAAGTGGGTTTGTTCGGACCCGTCCGTCATCGAAGAGCGAAGAATTGATCCGTATCGGAAGAACTTTCGCTATCAGCTGGCGGCCATACATACCATTTTTAACTCGGTGAATGCATTGCATACGTATCCAAATCGCCCGATCAAGCATCCATCACTGCCGATTCTCTGTATATCGGGCTCTGAAGATCCTGTTCCGGGTTTTGCAAAAGGCTTGGCCGATACCCAAGCCTCGCTGAAGCGGATAGGGTATACTCGGATCTTCATGAAAGTATTCCAGGCGATGCGGCATGAGGTGCTGATGGAAAGGGAGAAAGAGCTGGTATTTACCCTGATCACCCAATTCCTGGACGGTAAATATCAGGGCGCAAGGCTTGACGATTGGCAGTTGTGA
- a CDS encoding penicillin-binding protein activator LpoB gives MKRTLYGSLLLFIMMMLLLSCQSGVSVNRLSADADIDLSGNWNDTDIRIVSEALVESSFSSPWITQFRMKHPGKNPVVIVGTFLNRSSEHIDTSIIAKRYEMSLINSGKVDMVADQSFRASVRDEREEQQYFASEETAKALGKEIGADYLLQGAVRTNLDQSGNQTVRTYYVSAELIDIETNRKVWVGEETIKKLIKQSKYKF, from the coding sequence ATGAAACGAACCTTGTATGGGAGCCTGCTCCTTTTTATTATGATGATGTTGCTTCTCTCCTGCCAATCGGGCGTTTCGGTGAACCGGCTCAGCGCTGATGCCGACATCGATTTGAGCGGGAACTGGAACGATACCGATATCCGTATTGTCTCTGAAGCCTTGGTTGAGTCGAGTTTCTCCTCACCGTGGATAACGCAGTTCCGGATGAAGCATCCAGGAAAGAATCCGGTGGTCATCGTCGGCACCTTCCTCAATCGCAGCAGTGAGCACATCGATACATCCATTATTGCGAAACGTTATGAGATGTCGTTGATCAATTCCGGTAAAGTCGACATGGTCGCCGACCAGTCCTTCCGTGCCTCTGTACGCGATGAACGGGAAGAGCAGCAGTACTTCGCAAGCGAAGAGACCGCCAAGGCCCTGGGTAAGGAAATTGGTGCCGATTACTTGTTGCAGGGAGCGGTTCGAACCAATCTCGACCAGAGTGGGAACCAAACAGTCCGGACCTACTATGTCTCTGCCGAGTTGATCGACATCGAAACCAACCGCAAGGTCTGGGTTGGTGAAGAGACCATTAAGAAGCTCATTAAACAGAGCAAGTACAAGTTCTAG
- a CDS encoding LPP20 family lipoprotein, with translation MTKLGRFALPVLVFLMLVSCTQLDGSRSGAPMWLDRAYDGKYNEETYLCAVGSGSTRERAVESALSSLSQIFNAQVRSVTEVTSLSSRETDVAGNVTFAESSDMLEIGSVTSRTEQIIGAEVVGTYTDALGRVYARVALHRKRTADLYQNRIADLSTSLAQARTKSALASDDVRSYLLLLQAKSLAREQQSLYDQLQVLLRQPQKQVLLGYERELAALAERIQVKVEVSSDSLSTPVLQAAFEKGLQDFGFRISDQGQGPVLTVVYTVEPLEMADSPYRYARYTLAVQFKRGSETYLSYEKSEREAALSQVDAVAKALRSAGKNGVEEFFSLMLTTLGDET, from the coding sequence ATGACCAAACTTGGCAGATTCGCACTCCCGGTCTTGGTTTTCCTGATGCTCGTCTCCTGTACTCAGTTGGATGGCTCCCGTTCTGGTGCTCCGATGTGGTTGGATCGTGCATATGACGGAAAGTATAATGAAGAGACATACCTGTGTGCGGTCGGTTCAGGTTCGACCAGGGAACGGGCCGTCGAATCGGCGCTCTCCTCATTGTCCCAGATTTTCAACGCCCAGGTTCGTTCGGTCACCGAGGTGACCAGTCTTTCCAGCAGGGAGACCGATGTTGCAGGAAATGTCACCTTCGCAGAGTCTTCAGATATGTTGGAGATCGGGTCTGTCACTTCCCGGACGGAGCAAATCATCGGAGCGGAGGTCGTCGGCACCTATACCGACGCACTGGGAAGGGTGTATGCCCGGGTAGCCTTGCATCGAAAGCGCACTGCAGATCTCTATCAGAACCGTATAGCAGATCTTTCGACCTCGTTGGCGCAAGCGCGGACGAAGAGTGCTCTCGCCTCGGATGACGTACGTTCTTATTTACTGTTGTTGCAGGCCAAGAGTCTTGCCCGCGAGCAGCAATCGCTGTATGACCAGTTGCAAGTGCTGCTTCGTCAGCCTCAGAAGCAGGTACTGCTCGGCTATGAGCGCGAGCTTGCAGCCCTCGCAGAGCGAATACAGGTCAAGGTGGAAGTCTCCTCTGACAGCCTCAGCACTCCAGTATTGCAGGCGGCCTTCGAGAAGGGACTGCAAGATTTTGGATTCAGGATTTCCGATCAAGGACAGGGTCCGGTCCTCACGGTTGTGTATACTGTAGAGCCCCTTGAGATGGCTGACAGCCCGTATCGATATGCCAGATACACGCTTGCTGTTCAGTTCAAGCGTGGCTCCGAGACCTATCTTTCCTACGAAAAAAGTGAGCGGGAAGCAGCTCTCTCACAGGTCGATGCGGTGGCAAAAGCCTTGCGGTCGGCTGGTAAAAACGGTGTTGAAGAATTCTTTAGCCTCATGCTGACAACGCTTGGGGATGAAACGTAG
- a CDS encoding rhodanese-like domain-containing protein, with amino-acid sequence MSKIYIILLIILVVVLFVSFKNQQAKTVPANAAPYKKISADEAMNMMQSGQKVTIVDVRTPAEFAGGHIQGAINVPNENIASSTVPALPDLDATILVYCRSGSRSAQAARKLLAVGYTNVIDFGGIINWPYGVVRQ; translated from the coding sequence ATGAGTAAGATATATATCATTCTGCTAATCATTCTTGTTGTGGTGCTGTTCGTTTCCTTCAAGAATCAGCAGGCAAAAACCGTGCCGGCAAATGCTGCACCATATAAAAAAATATCAGCCGATGAGGCTATGAACATGATGCAAAGCGGTCAAAAGGTGACCATCGTCGATGTCCGCACGCCCGCTGAATTTGCAGGCGGTCATATCCAAGGGGCCATCAATGTTCCCAACGAGAACATTGCCTCCAGCACAGTGCCCGCACTTCCTGACTTGGATGCAACCATTCTTGTCTACTGCAGGAGCGGTTCACGCAGTGCGCAGGCTGCGAGGAAATTGTTGGCGGTCGGATACACGAATGTCATTGATTTCGGCGGCATCATCAATTGGCCGTACGGGGTGGTTCGGCAGTGA
- a CDS encoding diguanylate cyclase: MNSRKTRILLILLMFFLTPLSLWSVSLPTLDEAIKHMSSPVLLIEAQTKSIVHANPITSTFFSIPHDRLNGRSLLSLLGLKNQSIVDLHGKILSIPQADGPNRKLQASVQSLVSDGTYFYLVMLQDRTAQEHQLTRSRILSISLFTLLIVSVLFIALFLVLQIKLMHKLEEQQKKQVYSIKLLQNFLDSDRRISYVQDETGRLMFVNAALEMFIGKHTDQMLGSTIASLVDPDFAIKLEHLDEEVTTGQRRMEEDIAWNKCIYRISKFPLVLPDGNPGLGTFVMDITEQVGQEEDLKQNLKRSALLVDVLSSYEKPQDQLEVALVRVSELTKSPIGLLLRSDSSNGALHIQAWYGIENPAVKDLPLEVTRLFQTMLADNSALIQNHAPIKCPLFDFFDISCNELTSLCTVAYTVDHELAGIVLLANSPVGYKEQDSYQIKLLFGSVHTSMIKQQKEEELAASRQSLRLILDSTAEGIFGIDQQGLCTFCNASCLSLLGYECEQQLLGKNIHALIHHSTVDGTLINEHDCPIRKTLLTGIGVEMEDEVFWRKDGSCFDVLCYSYPQIKEDAVVGAVVTFTNNTERKANLAKIEYLSFHDQLTGLYNRAYFDETLVAIDHKRAYPISIIVGDVNGLKLTNDIFGHTAGDTLLTDVAKVLSSSCRSSDIISRIGGDEFVILLPNTGSNTAQEIVDRILHNLDSKGVLAGRRSIALGWATKTLKEERIHDLFDAAEDRMYRQKTLGRTETQRQQLEVLTNMLFTKAPKEREHALRVQQHAKRIGELLHASSEDVSLITRAGFYHDIGKVVLDTKLINAKGRDSAMQRQYQEHVISGFRILNTFEETIDLAPLVLHHHERWDGSGYLKGLHGEEIPYISRVLRLAEVWEREGLDEASMETKQAVLNKLAGTEVDPVMVSQILTSL; encoded by the coding sequence ATGAACAGCCGTAAAACCAGGATTCTGCTTATCCTCTTGATGTTCTTCCTTACGCCTCTCTCCCTGTGGTCGGTTAGCCTGCCGACCCTCGACGAGGCAATAAAGCACATGAGCAGCCCGGTGCTGCTCATAGAAGCGCAGACTAAATCGATTGTCCATGCCAATCCCATAACCTCTACGTTTTTTTCCATCCCCCACGACCGTCTCAACGGTCGTTCGCTCCTCTCACTGCTAGGTCTGAAGAATCAGAGCATCGTCGATCTGCATGGAAAGATCCTGTCGATTCCCCAGGCTGATGGACCGAACCGGAAGCTGCAAGCTTCTGTTCAAAGCTTGGTCAGCGACGGCACCTATTTCTATCTGGTCATGTTGCAGGACAGAACAGCACAGGAACATCAACTGACAAGAAGCAGGATCCTGTCCATCTCACTGTTCACCCTGCTCATCGTTTCCGTCCTCTTCATCGCCCTCTTTCTGGTTCTCCAAATCAAGTTGATGCATAAGCTGGAGGAGCAGCAAAAGAAGCAGGTGTATTCAATCAAGCTGCTGCAGAATTTTCTGGATTCCGACAGGCGAATCAGTTATGTACAGGATGAGACGGGAAGACTCATGTTCGTGAATGCCGCCCTTGAGATGTTCATCGGAAAACATACCGACCAAATGCTGGGAAGTACGATTGCGAGCCTCGTGGACCCTGATTTCGCCATCAAGCTTGAACATCTTGATGAGGAGGTTACAACCGGGCAGAGAAGAATGGAGGAGGACATAGCCTGGAACAAATGCATATATAGAATCAGCAAGTTCCCTCTTGTCCTTCCCGATGGCAATCCCGGCTTGGGAACCTTTGTGATGGACATCACCGAACAGGTCGGTCAGGAAGAGGATTTGAAGCAAAATCTCAAACGCTCGGCTCTATTGGTGGATGTACTTTCCTCGTATGAGAAGCCTCAAGACCAGTTGGAGGTAGCCCTTGTCAGAGTATCAGAACTCACAAAGAGCCCCATCGGGCTCTTGCTGCGTTCCGACTCTTCGAATGGTGCATTGCATATCCAGGCATGGTACGGGATTGAAAACCCTGCGGTTAAGGATTTGCCGCTGGAAGTCACCCGACTTTTTCAAACCATGCTTGCAGACAATTCCGCCTTGATTCAAAACCATGCGCCCATCAAGTGCCCTCTTTTCGACTTTTTTGACATCTCCTGTAATGAGCTGACTTCCCTGTGTACCGTTGCCTACACCGTCGATCATGAACTTGCAGGCATCGTCCTGCTTGCAAACAGTCCTGTCGGCTACAAGGAGCAGGACAGCTACCAAATAAAACTACTCTTCGGCAGTGTTCATACATCCATGATTAAACAGCAAAAGGAGGAGGAACTTGCTGCAAGCCGGCAGAGTCTGCGCCTGATCCTCGACTCCACCGCCGAAGGTATTTTCGGCATCGACCAACAAGGGTTGTGCACCTTCTGCAATGCCAGTTGTCTTTCATTGCTCGGATACGAATGTGAACAGCAGTTGTTGGGCAAGAACATCCATGCGCTCATCCACCACAGTACTGTCGATGGGACTCTCATCAACGAACACGACTGCCCGATCAGAAAGACACTTCTTACGGGGATTGGGGTGGAGATGGAAGATGAAGTATTTTGGAGAAAGGACGGGTCCTGCTTCGATGTGCTGTGCTACTCCTACCCTCAGATCAAGGAAGATGCAGTAGTCGGTGCCGTCGTCACCTTTACCAACAACACCGAACGCAAGGCGAACCTTGCAAAAATTGAGTATCTCAGCTTCCATGACCAGCTGACAGGATTATACAACCGGGCATATTTCGACGAGACGCTCGTCGCAATCGATCACAAGAGAGCATATCCGATATCAATCATTGTCGGAGACGTAAACGGTTTGAAACTCACCAATGATATCTTCGGCCATACTGCAGGAGACACCTTGCTGACCGATGTGGCAAAGGTTCTCTCCTCATCCTGCAGAAGCAGCGATATCATCAGCCGTATCGGTGGGGATGAGTTTGTCATTCTCCTTCCGAATACCGGTAGTAACACAGCACAAGAAATTGTAGATCGGATCCTGCACAATCTCGACTCCAAAGGAGTACTTGCAGGGCGAAGAAGCATTGCCCTTGGTTGGGCGACAAAAACGCTCAAGGAAGAGAGGATTCACGACCTGTTCGATGCCGCCGAGGATAGAATGTACCGGCAAAAAACCCTCGGGAGAACCGAAACCCAGCGCCAGCAGTTGGAAGTACTTACCAATATGCTCTTTACCAAGGCACCCAAGGAGAGGGAGCATGCACTACGGGTGCAACAACATGCCAAGCGTATTGGAGAGCTGCTGCATGCCAGCAGCGAGGATGTAAGCCTGATAACCCGTGCCGGCTTCTACCACGACATAGGAAAGGTTGTACTGGACACAAAGCTAATCAACGCCAAGGGCAGGGATTCAGCAATGCAGCGCCAGTATCAGGAGCATGTCATCTCCGGCTTCAGGATTCTCAATACCTTCGAGGAAACCATCGATTTGGCTCCCTTGGTGCTGCACCACCATGAACGGTGGGATGGCTCGGGCTATCTGAAAGGTTTGCATGGTGAGGAAATACCCTATATCTCCCGAGTACTCCGACTCGCCGAGGTTTGGGAGCGTGAAGGCTTGGATGAAGCGTCCATGGAGACAAAACAAGCTGTCTTGAACAAGCTGGCAGGAACTGAAGTCGATCCTGTCATGGTCTCACAGATTCTCACCTCTCTGTAG